The Paenibacillus sp. RC334 nucleotide sequence CTGACGACACCCGAAGTTGCCGAATTACGCAGGGAAAAAGAGATAGGCGTTCCGATAGCCACTACCTGCTCTCCCACCTGGAGATTGTTCGGCGAGCCTGCTAGGGTAGCAGGTTTGAGGCCGCTTGCTTTGATCTTAACCAACGCCAGGTCACTGACCGGATCGCTGTAGCTATCTGTAATCCCGTAGGATTTACCGTCCGATGTCACGACCACAGCATCATTTAATCCTTCAATGACGTGCGCATTCGTGACAATCCATCCATCTGTCCGAATGATGACCCCTGTGCCGTGAGCAAGGTTGTACCGATCTCCGCCTGCCACGGCTTGTCCCGTTGCTGAGCGGCCGATGATGCCTACCACAGAGGGAGATACGTTTTTAACCACCTGCGGCACACGATCAGCCGATAACGTATATGTACCATTTGCGCTGTTATACGCGCCGCTGGTTCCTAATGCTTTATTCATATCGCCTACATTGACATAGACTCCGCCGTTAATGACCTTTGCCTTCAAAGCGGTTCCGCTGCTGGCTGCACCTGCTGTTCCAGATACACACAAAGCGCTGCCCAAAGCCAGTATGACCGCCCTTTTCCCCATCTTACGCATATGTTCACCTTTTCCTCTCTAACATGACCCTGTTCTATCAGCTAGTCCAAATCTACCATAGAGGAGACACGCATACAATCGCTTTTAGCCCTATCTTTTTCTAAAAAAGCTATGTTTGCCGCTAACATGACCCCTCATGTCATTTATACTATAAAATTACCAAATCCTTATATCAAAAAAATAAGCAAATACGATAAATAATCGTTATAGCGTTTGGGTCATTCCTTCGTTTACGGGCACAACCAACTATGATACCATCACATTATATCTTAGTTCTATTGTCGGAAATAAAAGTATAACTTTGAATCCCTGTAAACAACGCTTATGAAGGAGGTTAAAAGGATGGCTTACGAACCAATCTGGACCGCTCATCCCGATAAACTGAACAAATTCGAATTTGCCAAGCTGGAAAAGGACGGCCTCGACGTCATACGCACCATTATCGAAAACTATGCGAGCGCAGGCTTCGATTCGATCACTGCGGACGATATGGATCGTTTCAAATGGGCCGGAGTGTATCAGCAAAAGCCCAAGGATGGCCATTTCATGATGCGTGTCCGCATCAACACAGGTATCATGACATCAGCGCAGGCACATGCATTGGCGGACATAGCCACGCTGTACGGACGCGGTCTCGTTGATGTTACCACCCGTCAGGCTATTCAGTTTCACTGGCTGACGGTTCAAGACTTACCTGATATTTTCGAGCGGCTGGAAAAAGTCGATTTGTACTCCTTTGAAGCCTGTGGCGACTGCCCGCGTACAATTGTTGGCAATCCTTTGGCAGGCATTGATCCGAATGAATTGGTCGACACCAAAGACATTGTGGATGAAGTCAACCGTTTTTTCGTATTAAATCGGGACTTCTCCAATCTGCCGCGTAAATACAAAATGTCCATCTCCGGTAATACGTACAATAACGCGCAGGCTGAAATTAACGATTTGTCCTTTACGCCAGCCACTAAAGTGATCGACGGGAAAGAAGTCATCGGCTTCCATGCGATGGTCGGTGGGGGCTTATCCGCCAAGCCGCATTTGGCGCAATCGCTGGACCTGTTTGTCCGTCCTGATGAAGTTTTGAAGGTTTCTATTGCAGTCACCACCATTTTCCGTGATTACGGCTATCGGGAAAAACGGCACCATGCTCGCCTGAAATTCCTCATCGCCGATTGGGGCCCGGAAAAGTTTTTAGCCAAGCTCACCGAGTATATCGGCGAAATGCCCGGCCGGGGCGAAGATAAAACGATCGGCTGGCAAGCAGCTTATTTTGACGGCGTGCATCCACAAGCGCAGCAGGGTCTAAACTATGTCGGCCTGAACGTGCCCGTAGGCCGTCTGGATGCTGACGAGCTGCATGAGCTGGCCGACCTGGCTGATCGCTATGGTGATGGACAGATTCGTACCACCATGTCACAAAATATTTTGCTGAGCGGCGTCCCGGACGACCAGGTGGATGAATTACTACAGGCTCCTGTGCTACAGCGCCTGACGCCACAGCCCAAGCATTTTATGAGCCGTACAGTTTCATGCACCGGGAATGAATTCTGCAATCTGGCGATTGTGGAGACTAAAAAGCGGGCGATTGACGTTGCCGAGTATTTGGATCAGCACGTAGAGCTGGATGAAAAAGTGCGCATTCATTTCATCGGCTGCCCGAATTCCTGCGGACAAAAGCATATTGCTGACATCGGTCTGCAAGGCTCGCTTATTAAGACACCCGAAGGCATGGTCGACGCGTTCGATATTGCTGTCGGCGGAGCGCTCGGACCGGGTGCCCAGTTCAATAAAGCGCTCAAAGGCCGCGTACGTGGTGATCAGGTCGGCCCTGTGTTGGCAGAACTGATTCTGTTTTACAAAGAAAATCGAAACGCCGATGAAACTTTTTATGCGTATGTACAACGAGTAGGCATTCCGACTTTTCAGGAAAAGCTATCTGCTATTTTGCAGTCCAGCACCGTCGCTTCCTGAGGCTTGTAAGTAAAGCTCTTCTATAATGTGTTCTCTTAACCTAATAGGCCTTCCAAGGCAGCCTGTTTGTATCTCGCATACAAGCAGGCTGTTTCCTTTTGGTCAAAACATGGCTGCAAAAGGTCATCTTCTGCGCTTTCAAAAAAAAGACACCGGATTATTCCGGTATCCATATTTTCGCAAAATCAAGCACTACCGGTTTATGAGCGCCACCGGATGTGAATGTCACCACTGCATAGCCTGTCGGTATTTTGTATAAGAGTCCTGTGTCATATCGGATGCCGAAGGAATTGTCTTCCTTGTAATGGGTAGTGGTTTCCCAAACCTTCGCACCGTTTCCTTTCAAGCCAGTGATGGTGATCCCATGCATCTTCGTGGTGCTTCCCAGCGGATCATATCGGTCACTAAACCGAACGTACACCTGCTCCTCCGGCAGATATACCCGGTCAGTCGGATAATCCTCTGTATCACCGAACAATTGCAGTCCGTTGCTCAAAATCTGTGTACGCTTGCTGTTCCCTTTAAGCCCTGTCACGGCAATATGGCCGCCAGGCAACTCGCGTACTTCTGCAATGTCTTTACCAGAGCCCAGGTCAAAATTGATGTTACGGATTTCCCGTCCGTACACATCTGCCTGTACTCCTACCGGGCCATGAGGACTGTTCATAAGTGCATAATATCCATCGTGATTGCCAACCAACCAACCCGAAGTCACCCCGTCCTTCGTTCGATTCCACAGCTCCTCACCAGCTTCTGAGTATTTGAGTACGGTAAATGCTTGCTCATCCCGGTTCAGAGAGGATACAAGAAATCCGCCGTCCGCAAGCGGTTCCAAACCTATAAGAGAGTTTTGTCCATGGGATGCCAAGCCATCCGTTTGTAATGTTCTGGACCACACGGCATTCCCGTCCACATTCAACCGTGAAGCCTGTAACTCCCGTATCCCATCCGGCTTCGTGTAGTCAATAAGCAACAGCGAGCCACCATCCGACGTCTCCCGCTGGACTCCCCTACTGCTTGCACCAGACTGCACGTTCAGATCCAGCTCATGCTTCCACACACCCTCCAGCGAGCTGTCCAGCTTGCCGTACGTGACATGCGCCACGCTTGCCTCAGTGTTGTCTTCGATGTTCAGTACCAGAAATCCACCATTCGCTGCGGGCTGAATATAATTGTGTGGGTTCCCTTCATCCTCAAAGCTTCCAATCGCTGCGCTTGTTTCAATCTCAGCTTGCTTGGGCACGGCCGCTTCGGACACCTCGGATGCATAAGACGGAATAGCGCTAAACCCCATGACCAATGTCGCTAAAGCAACTCCTGCTGTCCATGAATAAACACGTGTTCGTAGAAACCCGTTTCGCGTTCCCTTCAAACGTTCCAGCTCCCTTCATGACTTTACCTCAGAGATGTTTTTAAAAACCTTAGATGTGATAAGACTACAAACGGTTTCGCTTCAACTTGTAATGGTTGTCACGTGGGCACGGAACTTCATGCGATGCTATACAATCATGAGTTATATATTTACCTCTTCAAGCCCGAGCCCAAACATTTGAAACTCCAAAATGGAGACTGCTCAGAGACTTTCTACCGATGAATAT carries:
- a CDS encoding nitrite/sulfite reductase; protein product: MAYEPIWTAHPDKLNKFEFAKLEKDGLDVIRTIIENYASAGFDSITADDMDRFKWAGVYQQKPKDGHFMMRVRINTGIMTSAQAHALADIATLYGRGLVDVTTRQAIQFHWLTVQDLPDIFERLEKVDLYSFEACGDCPRTIVGNPLAGIDPNELVDTKDIVDEVNRFFVLNRDFSNLPRKYKMSISGNTYNNAQAEINDLSFTPATKVIDGKEVIGFHAMVGGGLSAKPHLAQSLDLFVRPDEVLKVSIAVTTIFRDYGYREKRHHARLKFLIADWGPEKFLAKLTEYIGEMPGRGEDKTIGWQAAYFDGVHPQAQQGLNYVGLNVPVGRLDADELHELADLADRYGDGQIRTTMSQNILLSGVPDDQVDELLQAPVLQRLTPQPKHFMSRTVSCTGNEFCNLAIVETKKRAIDVAEYLDQHVELDEKVRIHFIGCPNSCGQKHIADIGLQGSLIKTPEGMVDAFDIAVGGALGPGAQFNKALKGRVRGDQVGPVLAELILFYKENRNADETFYAYVQRVGIPTFQEKLSAILQSSTVAS